The Brevinema andersonii region TCATTGACTCTTTGAATCTCATCAAAAAAGCTATGCAAAATGCCGATTATGTTCCTTATAGCTCGAAAAATTAAATTTTATATCATACTTTTTTTGAAAAACTTAATAAAAAAATCAATCTTAATAAATTCAGATGATGAGATAGAGACGTAATTTTACTGGGCACACTATCCTTCGGATACGCTCTTACGGTAGGAATTTCAATAATTTTATATCCTAAATGTTTAGCTTGTACAAGAGGATAATAACAATATTCATAACTCTGATAAAAATCACTAAACCAGTTCATTTTAGGATCAAGAATAAATCTCCTTGAAAATGCTTTATAACCATTACAAGGATCTGAATACCATCGCTTAGCACCTAAACTCACCATAGGGGAAGCAACAAATTTAATAGCTAATTCACGAAGAATAGGAGTATTAATCCCATACCCTCCTTTACGATAACGCGTACCTTGGACCAAATCAAATCCTTGGCTAAGAGCATCTAAAAATAACGCCAAAGTATCTGTTATATTATCTTTATCATTACCATCAACCATAATAACACCATGATATTTTTCCTTCATTGTTTCATAAAACCCAATTTTTAATTGAACAGCTTGACCTTGTTTTTTCTCATCTTTTTTAATAATCAAACCACGCGCACCATAAGATTTGACAATTTCAGGATTTGAAGAATCATCAATACTATTACCATCACAAATAAAAACATCACATAATTCAAAAATATTGGCTTCTTTCATCTTTCTCATTTGAGAATGAAATCTCTCTGCTTCATTAAGCACAGGAATAATACAAGCATATATATTTCTTTTAGGAAAAAATATATGTTTTTCATAATTTGCTAAAAATACATTCATCATGACACCCTTTTATTCTGCATTAGTGTGAGTGGAATGGATATTACACCTAAAAAAATACCCATCCAAAAATAACGATAATCGGTAGAAGGAGATACCCAAAATAACAAAAAATTATTTACTACCCAAGGAAATAAAATAATAAGATTTTTCCAATCACCATAAATAATCCAATAAATACTACAAAAAATAAGAAATAAAGTGTTCATCCAGAGAGGAAAAATTATTAAATTAATATCATTTAATCTACCAAAAATATTTCTTATTTTATTTATAATAGGATTATCAAAACGAGAAATTATACCAGCACTTTTAGGCATTCCTATAAAAGGTGTTAAAAACATTTGAGTTTGACTGTTCCAAAAAGGATCCCAAAAATTCAATCTTGTTCTAAAATGTATCAGAGGAGATCCTGCCCATAATTGCCAATAATATTCAAAATACTGCTTTTTGGAAGCAACTCCTTTTTCTAAAGTAGCTAAAGATTCAGGGGATGCTTCCCTGACTTCCCAAAAAAAATTATTCACAAAAGATGTTCCATAATTTTTCCATATACCTTCATTAATAGTTTGAGCAAATTTTCTTACATTCGGATGCAAATGATCTTGCACGCCATACAAATATGCTGTATTAATAGGCATAAAAATCATATTATTTCTGTTATTCGTTACAGAACTCTTATGAACATTTAATACCCTATAAAGCATGCCATAATTTAGTAACAGCACCAACATACAAGCAAACAGCGGAAGCCAAAAAATTTTAAAAGACCGATGAACAAAAGCAAAACATAAAAGTATTAGAATTCCTATGAAGCTTATTACAATACCATTAATTCTAAAAACCGTAGATAATCCAAATAAAATTCCTATATTTACAAGTATATAAGTTTTTGTACGGTATCTCGGATAAAGTATAAAATTTAACATAAAATAAACAAGCCCAAGAATAACAATAGTAAAAGGAATGTCCTTCCAAAGCGTTACAATCATAATACCAGTATTGGGCATGGCAACTATCGCCCCAAACAGACTTTTAATGAATTTACCAGACAGTCCTTGCTGATAGAAAAAATTCATCCAAACAGCCATAATCCATGAAAACATAATAAGTTGAACCAGACTAATAATAGCAGGAGTATCCCATATTTTTATTAATATTTTCTGAATAAAAGTGTAGGCAATACTATGATAATCTGTTATATAATTATTCTTTATTTCTTCCCATGTCTCAAAAGAATCAGCAGACATATTTGCCGGAAAAAAAATGATCCAATAGACAAGTCCAATCATCAGTATCAAAAAAAATGATTGCCAAAAGAACTTAGGAGATGGTGATATACGAGGACTATAAAAAAATTGAGTCAGCAACTGATGTGTCACAATGAAAAGTCCAATATAAGGAATAATTAATGACGACCATAACATAATAAACAAAATGAGATTCTTAATGGAAAATATAACAAGTTTATTTACAGGAAAAAATAGTTCCGTCAAGCTCAATGAACATGCTGTACAAAAAGATAAAAAAACTACTAACCAAAATACATACTTAGAAGGATCATAAATATTTACATAAGTTTGAAGAGAATGATATTTTATTAATAAAAAAATAGTGATAGAAATAATACTAAAAATAGTAATTAATAGATATATCATAAAAATTTTTCCTACTATTAGTTTTTTTTATTATGAATAAAAACCATACCTACCATGATAATAAGCATTGGCAACCCGATCCAAATATACCTATATTGAACCGCTGTTGAAGCAGCAAAAAGTGATAAAAAATTACAAAACCATGGCACTAATAGCCATAATTTTTGTTTATTTTGATAACACAAAATGTATAAAATGATGATCAATAACAAGAATGTATAAAATCCACCTCCTATAAAGTATAAGATCGATTTTGTTTGTAAAAAATGATGAATTTTCATGATAAAATCAGGACGTCTGAAATGTATGTTAATATTAGGAGTTTCATAATTATTTGTTTTATCCAAAGTAGATACTAAATATAAACCAATTGCAGAATCAGGAATATTAATACTCCAAAAGTTGGCTATAAGATTCAAACGTGTTCTTAAATTCAATTTAAAATCATAGCGCCATAACGAAAAATATGTTAACATGATATCCTTTTTACTCATCTCATGATAAACTACAGAATTCCATCGTTCATTGGTTGAATTAAGTAAAAATAATGGTACATTATGAAAAGGATTAACAGGGCAGGATTCATTCGAAGTACTTATCCATTGGACTGTATTACCACTCTTTTCCACCCAATCCCGAGCAGCTGGAGAATGCAATCCTGATCGATAAATATAAGAATTACTAATAGCCGTTACCACAAGAGAAGGCAAATTTTTACTTCTATCTGGCCCTGTTTTTGTTAAAGTCCATATTGTCTGATAAGCGGTATAAGATATAATCAATCCTAAAAAAAAGTATAAAATTTTACGTTTAGTTGGACGGTAAAATAAAATAAAAATAATGATCCCTACAACAACTATTATGCCGTTTTGCCTGAAAAAATGTACTAATGGTGTCACTAGGCCAAATATAAAAATTAATCTTCGATCGTAACGGTCATTAAAAACAATCTGATAAATAAAATATACTAACCAAACAATAACAAGGCTATAAGGAACATCACGGAAAAGATTGACTATAAAAATCGCTACAGGAGGATATAAAGCAAATAATCCTGATGTAATCCATATAATTTTTCTTGAAATTTTTTTTCGATAAAACTCAGTAGTCCATAAACTAAATACCCAAGCGGCAAATAATACTTGACTTAAAATAGGGAAAAAAGGATTAGGAATAATTTTATAAAATATATTTAAAATCCATAAGAAAAAAGCAGAAAAATAATTATTAAATTTTTTATATACAATAGAATGCAATAAGAAGAAAGAATCAACATTAAAAATTCCCGGAAATACAAGAATCAAAAAAACAGTCCAAATAATCGCAAACATTATAAAAGATTGACAAAAAAAAATTTTTATGTGTATCGAATCTATTTTTTCTTTACCCTGAATCAAACGGCTTTTTAGTAAATCAATTAAAATAAAAATACTAATAATAAATGCAGACATTAATATTGTCATGATAACAAAAACTAAAATTCCTAGCGGACTAACCATAAAAATTGCATCTTTTGGTAGAAAAAAATTATATCCTAAAACAGAGAATGATCCATACATCCCTAACAACAATATCCATAAAATTTGACGACGATAATTTAATATAGCATCTTTATTCAACAATAGGATAAAACCAGAAAATAATATAATATATAATATAAATACTTCCATTAATTTTTTTCCTCTACATTGAGATAAGCATAACGACGTTGTTCAAAAGTATTCCGTTGAATATAGTGGATCATCAATCCTGTAGTTAATAAAAGTAAAGATAACAAAAGAAAAGTCACAGCAAAAATCAATGTAGGAAAACGAGGAACAGCTGATATCTTAAGAAATTCAATCCAAATATCTATAATCCAATATAGTCCTAATATCCCAAATATTGAAGCAATACCTCCGAAAAAGGTGATTGGTTTTTCGTTTGTGAAGAGATAAATTATTGTTAATAGGATTCTTATCCCATCTTTTATTGTATGAAGCTTGGATACAGAACCTATCGGTCTCGCTCGATAAGGTATTTGAATTTCACTTGTGGGCAACCTCATTTGATAAGCAAAAATACTCAATTCAATTTCTATTTCAAATCCTTTTGAATGTCCCGGAAAACTTTTCGCATATCGTTTTGAAAATAAACGATATCCGCCAAGAATATCCGAACATTTATTTTGAAACAAAAAATTTGCCAAACCAGTAAGAATTTTATTTCCCCAAGCATGCCCATATCGATACGAACTTTGCGAATCCGCCACTCTTATTAAATTTAACATATCTAAATCTTCAGAAATAAATTTTTTCAGTGCATCAGGAATAACTTTCATATCACATTGATCATCCCCATCAGCAATAATATAAATGTCCGCATCAATTTTTGTAAAAGCATAACGAATTACATTCCCTTTGCCTTGATAAGTACAATTATAAACCGTTGCTCCAGCCTTTTCAGCCAACTCAGCTGAATTATCCGTACTATTATTATTAATAACATAAATAACAGCATTAGGAATAGTAGATTTACAATCTTTTACCACCTTTACAATTGTCAATTCCTCATTATAACACGGAATAATAACAGCAATACGCCTTGGTTGCACACTGCAGCCCCCTTTTGCCTTTTTGTCAAATTTTTATGCTATCTTTTTTACATGATCTTATCGAAGATCACTGAGAAAAATAACATTTTCACCTAATAGTCCTCTTTCATACATTTCTGGTAACGGAGCATACATTTCATTAACATCATTATAGAAAAAAAACTTTTTTAAATTAGTTGAAGTCGTCATGTATAATGATGAAGCGTAGCCACCTATTACAGATATTTTATCAGAATAAAACCATAATATTGCTTCCATAGGAAGAACACCAGGCAATGTAATAACGTCAGGAGGGCTTTGGTTATACGCTGGATGAGGTTTGAAAAAATAAGCATATGTGGGACCATAATATTTTTTCACCAAAGCTACATATTGATCTGTTTCATCTCCATAAGGATTTTTCCCAGTAATAATAACATTACTTCGACCGGTATCAGTAAAAGCCTGGTCTATTGTTTTCCCGCCTAGTTGCTGATAGGTTTGAGTTAGTTTAAGCATATTCTTTAAAGAATTCTGTTCTGCCACAGGTAAAGCTGTATATAACTTATAAGGATTTAATTTCCAAATATTTTTATTATGCTGAACGGAAAGATTTTTAAAAAGAGACAAACTTTTTGTACCCAATAACTCAGGCCACTGCAGAACTAAAACTGCATTTTGTGAAACAAAAGGAACAACCGGAAAACTATAGCACCAAGAATCGATAAAGGAGCTCCCCCCTATTTTTTTATATTGTTGGTAGATATTACTAATAGCTTTTACATCACGGTTCCAAACTGTTTCGCCATTAGCAGCTCCATAAGAATTTTTAAAAGTCACATATGTTTGTGTCCCATCAGATAATAATCTTAAAAATACATTATCTTCACTTACTCCATTTTCAAAAAATAAAGAAACAATAAGATCCGCACGTATATCATCAACAAAAAACGTATAAGTCGCATCAGGATGACTCGCTTGAAGCTCCTTAACTTTATTTTTAAATATTTGAATAGCGTCTTCATACGAAGATCCTAAAGCCAACATTTGTACATGTGCAGGAAGATAATTAGTATCATAAGTAGCTTTGCGTTCTGAATATAGAAATGATTCTTGAGTATGAGAAAACATATTAAGAGCTATATAAAGTGCTGGAAGTGTTGCTCTCGTAAAATAGAAAACATAATCAGAATTTGGAACCCATGCGGATCTTTCAGGTTCAATACCAGTAATAGGATAATATGTCTTTATATTACCTTTATTAGGATTATTTACTTCATTTTTTGCCGAGCATCCAGATAAAAATAACAATAATATACTATATGCGATATAACGTTTTAACATATACCATTCTCAAATTATTTTTTATATTATATATTATTTTTCATTGTTTGTCTACAGTATATTAACCATTGACACATTATTTTTTCTATGATATAATAAAAAATAGTTTGGAAACTTGATAAAATAGAGGGGTATGTTATGATATTACTTACTGACCTGGCCGGTTAAAATCAATGTTAAGTATTGTAGTTCCGGTTTATAACACACAAAAATATCTTCGAGAATGTTTAAATAGTTTGGTCAATCAGACTTTAAAAGATATCAAAATCATTATTGTGAATGACTGTACTTTGGATAATAGTGAAAAAATAATTCTAGAATATGCTTATAAAGATTCTAGAATCACTTATATCAAACATAAAGTAAATCTCGGGTTAGGAGGAGCTAGAAATACTGGTATTAAAGCAACAAAAACACCCTATATCACATTTGTTGATAGTGATGATTTCTTGTCTCTTGACTGCTATCAAAATATGATAGATCTAATAAAAAGCAATAATGCCGATTGCGGCGTATTTTCTGCAGAGAATTTTGACGATGAAACAGGAGAAATATTAGATAATCCTTATTTCGACCTAGCTGACAAAGTAGAATACTGCACAGAAAGGAATATTTTTTCTTTTACTTCTACCGCTTGGAATAAAATTTTCAAAACAGATGATATCACAAAAAATAATATATGGTTTCCTAACCACCTCTACCATGAAGATGAAGAATTTTGGTTTAAATATGCAGTAAAAGTACAACCACTTATTGTTTCTAGCAATACACCTTATTACTATTATCGTAAACGCAGCAATTCAATTACCAGTAATAATCTTGTTTCGTGGAAAGACCTTCCTGAAATTTTATCGAACACTTATAATTTTTTGATAGAAGAAAATTTATTTCAGCAATATAAATATGCATTTTTAGTAATGCTTCAAGGATTTTATTTGCACAAAGCCTGTTTCAAAAAAAGTGATTTAAAAAAATTCGAACATAAGTTTCATTTTTTGCTCAAAGAATTGAATTTAAAAGAAGAGAAAAGTACAAAAGAAAAATTAATCATTACCATGAAAAAACTTAAAATCTATCCTATCATTCATGCAGCATATCACATACTGAAAAAATGCAAGGATTAGATTATGGCTCCGATTATTTCTGTTATTATTCCTTTATATAATAAAGAACAAGATCTACCAAGATGCATAGAAAGTATTCTTTCATACACCAGACATCCGATAGAAATCATTATTATTGATGACGATTCAACCGATAAAAGTTGGAATCTGGCACAGACTTATTGTCAACAGGATCCTAGAGTCCGAGCTTTAAAACACCAGTATAATAAAGGTACATATGCTACACGCGAAACCGGTATCAGAGCAGCATCCGGACAATATATATTTTGCGTAGATCCTGATGATTGGATTAATAATAAAAGTTTTGATGCAGCTATACCTTATATCAAGAAAAATATCGATATTATTGTTACTGAATGCGTCTTTCTCTATCCCTATCACAAAAAATATTATAAACATGAGGACCAATTTCTCAAAAATGAAGAAATTCTTAACGCTTACACTTCACTTCGAATAGAATTATGGAATATGATACCAAAATTTATCAAAACAGAACTAGCTTTGCACGCACTTAATGAGTTAAATATTAATAAATATTTAACCATGAGTGAAGATTTGTTATTATTCTTAACAATTTGTATTTTTGCCAAAACATGGTGTAGTATTAAGATTAAAGCTTATTACTATTGGATTAAAGGTGAAGACAGCGCTACTACAGGCAAGAAAAAAATGGATAAAATATTACAATATATCGAACAAACTAAATATATACTATGCTGTTTGGAAGAAATTTTTGAAAAATATGGACATCCAGCGGATCAGCTTATCCCTATAAAGATGGCACTATTTAATTTTTACCGTAATCAAATGGAAACATCAGAATTAGATGATAAATCACAAACTATTATTATAAAACATATGTTTGATTGTGTAGGAATACTGAATGCATATAAATCGATGCTCACCTATGGAGTCAATACAGATTTTACAAGCTCCATCCGAATGCTCAATCAATTATTACCTGCTGGTTCTATAAGAAGAAAAATCATAAAAACAATTACAAAAAAAATATGGTCTTTTTGTCGTTTTTTAAACTCATTCAAGAATTAATCAAAAGCAATTAAAATCTACTCTATATTTATACCCTAAGGAGATTAAATAATAAAAAAAAATTTTTTCCCATTAATAAGATATTTTGTGCTTTTTATTGAGATGCTCTATTCAGAAAACAATACCAATAATACTAACAATATCGAAATTGGAGATGCTGTTTTTTCGACATTTCCAAAACAGAAAAAGCTACAACCGGAATTGTACAGGAAATCGGTAGCAGAGATTTGAGTGTTTTGTATGCTGATAAAACAGATATTCTACACGTTATTATGAAATACCCAAGGAAGTTGTTATTCTCAAGAAACATAAGGAGTAAAAAGGTTCAAACAATAAAAATACGAAAATGTTAGAGGCAGCAATGATATTTATCACGGAAAATCGGCACAAATTTCTGTTGATCATTAAGAAAATAAATTTATTGGGCAAAAATAAGAAATTACAAAGTTTAATGCATTTTTGGCAAAGGACTATTCATATGAGATTAAACTTTAGATATGGACATTTAGGTAAAAGAAATAGCATCTTACCTATGGTTTCGTTTTTTAACTATCCTTTAAACTAAAAGATTTTAGCTTTAGAATCGTATCAAGTTAATCTTTTTTGAATAAATACTAATCTAATTATCAATATCATTTTATTAAAAATAAAAATATATTTTGACAATAAATTGCAAATATGCTATAATTTTAAAGGATATAAAATCAATATTAAGGAGAGTGTAATGTCAGAAGATATTTTCTCAAAGTCTTGTGATATTTGTGGAATACAGCCAGCAGTTCTCCTTTTTAGAGTTTTTGATGGTAAAGAAGTATTTCATCAAGGACTATGCCCTCAATGCGCATTAAAAAAATTTTCATCTACAGATATTTCTGAATTGAATGCTAATTATCCCAATATGTTACAAGCAATAAACGAAATGAAAAATATCCTATCCGCTATAGTAGGACATATTGGAAAATTAACAGAAAATGAAGAACCTACTACAAAAGTATGCCGTGTATGTGGACATCCTGCAGAAGAAATTAAACGTTTTGGAAATGTTGGTTGTTCTATATGTTATGATGAGTTTCATGATATCATTAAAGAACGTCTTATCAAAAATAGTTATGGATCAAAACATAAGGGACATATTCCACAAAGATATCGCAAGCAACATTTTGAAATGTTGGAATTAGAAAAATTACAATTAAAACTTCAAGCTCTTTTAAGAAAAGAAAATTATGAAGAAGCTGCAAAAATTAGAAATCGCATAAAAAAAATACAAAAAATAAAATAGAACATGGAAAAAATTATCCTTCCAAAAATACGTTCTCATGCATTCTCAGCATTAGATAATATAGTATTTTCTACACGTGTGCGGCTTGCTAGGAATATAGAGGCGTTACCTTTTCCTGCTTATCTTCCACAGGCACAAAAAATACAAATCGAAGATCAGTTTTCTGATATCCTATCAAAAACAGATTCTTATACGTCTATTAATAGCATAAATATATCAAAATATAATAAAAAACAAATCCTTAATATGGAAAAGGATTTGATTATTACAGAAGAATTTACTGAATTTGGAGACATTTTTTTCTTCGACAAAAATGCTGAATGGATCTTTCTACCTAATGAGAAAGATCATATTAGAATTTTCGGTATTGATTTTGGCTCCAAGGCAAAACCCATCTATAAAAGAATATCTGAAATAGTTAATTCAATAGA contains the following coding sequences:
- a CDS encoding glycosyltransferase family 2 protein — protein: MQPRRIAVIIPCYNEELTIVKVVKDCKSTIPNAVIYVINNNSTDNSAELAEKAGATVYNCTYQGKGNVIRYAFTKIDADIYIIADGDDQCDMKVIPDALKKFISEDLDMLNLIRVADSQSSYRYGHAWGNKILTGLANFLFQNKCSDILGGYRLFSKRYAKSFPGHSKGFEIEIELSIFAYQMRLPTSEIQIPYRARPIGSVSKLHTIKDGIRILLTIIYLFTNEKPITFFGGIASIFGILGLYWIIDIWIEFLKISAVPRFPTLIFAVTFLLLSLLLLTTGLMIHYIQRNTFEQRRYAYLNVEEKN
- a CDS encoding glycosyltransferase family 2 protein, yielding MAPIISVIIPLYNKEQDLPRCIESILSYTRHPIEIIIIDDDSTDKSWNLAQTYCQQDPRVRALKHQYNKGTYATRETGIRAASGQYIFCVDPDDWINNKSFDAAIPYIKKNIDIIVTECVFLYPYHKKYYKHEDQFLKNEEILNAYTSLRIELWNMIPKFIKTELALHALNELNINKYLTMSEDLLLFLTICIFAKTWCSIKIKAYYYWIKGEDSATTGKKKMDKILQYIEQTKYILCCLEEIFEKYGHPADQLIPIKMALFNFYRNQMETSELDDKSQTIIIKHMFDCVGILNAYKSMLTYGVNTDFTSSIRMLNQLLPAGSIRRKIIKTITKKIWSFCRFLNSFKN
- a CDS encoding glycosyltransferase family protein, with the translated sequence MMNVFLANYEKHIFFPKRNIYACIIPVLNEAERFHSQMRKMKEANIFELCDVFICDGNSIDDSSNPEIVKSYGARGLIIKKDEKKQGQAVQLKIGFYETMKEKYHGVIMVDGNDKDNITDTLALFLDALSQGFDLVQGTRYRKGGYGINTPILRELAIKFVASPMVSLGAKRWYSDPCNGYKAFSRRFILDPKMNWFSDFYQSYEYCYYPLVQAKHLGYKIIEIPTVRAYPKDSVPSKITSLSHHLNLLRLIFLLSFSKKV
- a CDS encoding UvrB/UvrC motif-containing protein, which gives rise to MSEDIFSKSCDICGIQPAVLLFRVFDGKEVFHQGLCPQCALKKFSSTDISELNANYPNMLQAINEMKNILSAIVGHIGKLTENEEPTTKVCRVCGHPAEEIKRFGNVGCSICYDEFHDIIKERLIKNSYGSKHKGHIPQRYRKQHFEMLELEKLQLKLQALLRKENYEEAAKIRNRIKKIQKIK
- a CDS encoding glycosyltransferase family 2 protein: MLSIVVPVYNTQKYLRECLNSLVNQTLKDIKIIIVNDCTLDNSEKIILEYAYKDSRITYIKHKVNLGLGGARNTGIKATKTPYITFVDSDDFLSLDCYQNMIDLIKSNNADCGVFSAENFDDETGEILDNPYFDLADKVEYCTERNIFSFTSTAWNKIFKTDDITKNNIWFPNHLYHEDEEFWFKYAVKVQPLIVSSNTPYYYYRKRSNSITSNNLVSWKDLPEILSNTYNFLIEENLFQQYKYAFLVMLQGFYLHKACFKKSDLKKFEHKFHFLLKELNLKEEKSTKEKLIITMKKLKIYPIIHAAYHILKKCKD